The nucleotide window CCCCTCGCTCAAATCCGAAAGATTATCAATTCCTTAGGCTTGGTTGGCAAGAAAGGCAAAATGCTTTCCGTCTCAAATTATCAGTATATGCTGAAAAATAAAATCTATTACGGCATGATTGAATATAACGGCGAAATGTATGACGGAAAGCATGAACCGATTATCACAAAGAAACTTTTTGATTCCGTTCAAGAAGTGATGATGAACAAGAGCAAACCGAAATCGCCAAAATTGAAACCTTGTGTGTATAGAGGATTTTTCCGTTGCGGAGAATGTGGTTGCTTCATTACCACCGAAACTCAAAAAGGACATAACTATTTGCGATGTACCAAACGGAAAAATCCTTGTTCGCAAAGAT belongs to Elusimicrobiota bacterium and includes:
- a CDS encoding recombinase family protein, which produces PLAQIRKIINSLGLVGKKGKMLSVSNYQYMLKNKIYYGMIEYNGEMYDGKHEPIITKKLFDSVQEVMMNKSKPKSPKLKPCVYRGFFRCGECGCFITTETQKGHNYLRCTKRKNPCSQRYAREDVITSQIREEIKKVSFSVRTSALPTALCFWISKMPLKLRKNTMPRRFAPRQHLSISLNVKLGGEVGI